A stretch of the Lonchura striata isolate bLonStr1 unplaced genomic scaffold, bLonStr1.mat Scaffold_113, whole genome shotgun sequence genome encodes the following:
- the LOC144248409 gene encoding olfactory receptor 14A16-like, with protein sequence MSNSSSISHFLLLALADTRQLQLLHFCLFLGISLAALLGNGLIISAVACGHHLHTPMFFFLLNLALSDLGSICTTVPKAMHNSLWDTRNISYIGCAAQLFFFMFFISADFYLLTIMCYDRYVSICKPLHYGTLLGSRACAHMAAAAWASAFLYSLLHTANTFSLPLCHGNALGQFFCDIPQILKLSCSNSHLRELGLIAVSVCLAFGCFVFIVFSYVQIFRVVLRIPSEQGRHKAFSTCLPHLAVVSLFFSTGIFYYLKPPYMSFPSLDLVLTVLYSVVPPALNPLIYSLRNQELKAAVRRLMTGCFQGH encoded by the coding sequence atgtccaacagcagctccatcagccacttcctcctgctggcactggcagacacgcggcagctgcagctcctgcacttctgcctcttcctgggcatctccctggctgccctcctgggcaacggcctcatcatcagcgccgtagcctgtggccaccacctgcacacacccatgttcttcttcctgctcaacctggccctcagcgacctgggctccatctgcaccactgtccccaaagccatgcacaattccctctgggacaccaggaacatctcctacataggatgtgctgcccagctttttttcttcatgttcttcatCTCAGCAGACTTTTATCTcttgaccatcatgtgctacgaccgctacgtgtccatctgcaaacccctgcactacgggaccctcctgggcagcagagcttgtgcccacatggcagcagctgcctgggccagtgcctttctctattcactgctgcacacagccaatacattttctctgcccctgtgccatggcaatgccctgggccaattcttctgtgatatcccacagatcctcaagctctcctgctccaattcccacctcagggagCTTGGGCTCATTGCTGTTAGTGTGTGTTTGgcatttggttgttttgtgttcattgttttctcttatgtgcagatcttcagggttgtgctgaggatcccctctgagcagggacggcacaaagccttttccacctgcctccctcacctggccgtggtctctcTGTTCTTCAGTACTGGTATATTTTACTATCTGAAGCCTCCCTACATGtccttcccatccctggatctggtcctgacagttctgtactcggtggtgcctccagccctgaaccccctcatctacagcctaaggaaccaggagctcaaggctgcagtgaggagactgatgactggatgctttcagggaCATTAA